A genomic segment from Dermatobacter hominis encodes:
- a CDS encoding SDR family NAD(P)-dependent oxidoreductase produces MTDADASRPATSLQDRRFVVTGAAQGLGEAIAARIVDLGGQVLVADVLVDRGVAAAERLGDAARFEELDVTSAEGWARVVAAADDAFGGLDGLVNNAAILHMGLLEEMEPERISRLVEVNLVGPTLGIRAVAPVLRSAGGGSIVNISSIGGLEGMNSTVAYCASKWGVRGLTKAAAIEYGRDRIRINAVCPGMGNPEMFTPFIEQFDLDLYLRAAPQVPYQEQGRPRNVDMYDVAEMVVWLLSDAARGCSGADFPVDAGWTAGTYAPGLPGF; encoded by the coding sequence ATGACCGACGCCGACGCGAGCCGGCCCGCCACGTCGCTGCAGGACCGGCGCTTCGTCGTCACCGGTGCGGCGCAGGGCCTGGGCGAGGCGATCGCCGCCCGCATCGTCGACCTCGGCGGCCAGGTGCTCGTCGCCGACGTCCTCGTCGACCGGGGGGTCGCGGCGGCGGAGCGGCTCGGCGACGCCGCCCGCTTCGAGGAGCTCGACGTCACCTCGGCCGAGGGCTGGGCCCGGGTGGTGGCGGCGGCCGACGACGCCTTCGGCGGCCTCGACGGGCTCGTGAACAACGCGGCGATCCTGCACATGGGCCTGCTCGAGGAGATGGAGCCGGAGCGGATCTCCCGGCTGGTGGAGGTCAACCTGGTCGGCCCGACGCTCGGCATCCGGGCGGTGGCGCCGGTCCTGCGCAGCGCCGGTGGCGGCTCGATCGTGAACATCTCGTCGATCGGCGGCCTCGAGGGGATGAACTCGACGGTCGCCTACTGCGCCTCGAAGTGGGGCGTCCGCGGGCTCACGAAGGCCGCCGCCATCGAGTACGGCCGCGACCGGATCCGCATCAACGCCGTCTGCCCCGGGATGGGCAACCCCGAGATGTTCACGCCGTTCATCGAGCAGTTCGACCTCGACCTCTACCTGCGCGCCGCACCCCAGGTGCCGTACCAGGAGCAGGGCCGGCCGCGGAACGTCGACATGTACGACGTCGCCGAGATGGTGGTGTGGCTCCTGTCGGACGCGGCGCGCGGCTGCAGCGGCGCGGACTTCCCGGTGGACGCGGGGTGGACCGCGGGCACGTACGCCCCCGGCCTGCCCGGGTTCTGA
- a CDS encoding amidase, whose protein sequence is MDRHATALQVAAAIRAREVSPSEVLEHYLAEVDRLDPVLNAFSLRDDERARAEARAADDAVAAAGRDGTDLAPFAGVPIPIKDLYDVEGWVTGHGSLAVPEVPAEEDELSVRRLRGAGFVLMGKTTTPEFGAISCTECARTGITRNPWDTDHTPGGSSGGAAAAVAAGMAPVGHASDGGGSIRIPSSCNGLVGLKPSRGRVTSRVADIVGASTNGVVAIDVADAAALLDVLGPLDPGAWNVAPPSARPYSEEVGVSPGRLRVRLCVDNAIGLPVDPECAEAARSVADTLSDLGHEVKEAPPVWPDAGRFLEHFVTIWNTLSVLVPLTDESKLEPQNAAAFAASRLTDAFGLLGAEDALQRASRAFTAQFGPEGDFDVLVGPTMSVLPPEAGTIMAGVEEVPEAPVMNGVPMACYTALFNASGQPAISLPAHVSASGLPVGVQIAAAPWREDVLVRLASQLEQARPWAPLPEL, encoded by the coding sequence ATGGATCGTCACGCCACCGCACTGCAGGTCGCCGCCGCCATCCGGGCCCGTGAGGTCAGCCCGTCGGAGGTGCTCGAGCACTACCTGGCGGAGGTCGACCGGCTGGATCCCGTGCTCAACGCCTTCTCGCTCCGCGACGACGAGCGGGCCCGGGCCGAGGCACGCGCCGCCGACGACGCGGTGGCCGCCGCAGGTCGCGACGGGACCGACCTCGCTCCGTTCGCCGGCGTCCCGATCCCGATCAAGGACCTCTACGACGTCGAGGGCTGGGTGACCGGGCACGGGTCCCTCGCCGTCCCGGAGGTCCCGGCCGAGGAGGACGAGCTGTCGGTCCGCCGCCTGCGCGGGGCCGGCTTCGTGCTGATGGGCAAGACCACGACGCCCGAGTTCGGGGCGATCTCCTGCACCGAGTGCGCCCGCACCGGCATCACCCGGAACCCCTGGGACACCGACCACACGCCCGGGGGCAGCTCGGGCGGCGCCGCCGCCGCGGTAGCTGCGGGCATGGCCCCCGTCGGCCACGCCTCCGACGGCGGTGGGTCGATCCGCATCCCGTCGTCGTGCAACGGCCTGGTCGGCCTCAAGCCCTCACGCGGCCGCGTCACGAGCCGGGTGGCCGACATCGTGGGCGCCTCCACGAACGGCGTCGTGGCGATCGACGTCGCCGACGCCGCGGCGCTGCTCGACGTGCTCGGACCGCTCGACCCCGGCGCGTGGAACGTCGCCCCGCCCTCGGCCCGTCCGTACTCCGAGGAGGTCGGCGTGTCCCCGGGTCGGCTGCGGGTGCGACTGTGCGTCGACAACGCCATCGGGCTCCCGGTCGACCCCGAGTGCGCCGAGGCCGCCCGGTCGGTCGCCGACACGCTTTCCGACCTCGGCCACGAGGTGAAGGAGGCGCCGCCCGTGTGGCCCGACGCCGGCCGGTTCCTCGAGCACTTCGTGACGATCTGGAACACCCTGTCGGTGCTGGTCCCGCTCACCGACGAGTCGAAGCTCGAACCGCAGAACGCCGCGGCGTTCGCGGCGTCGCGGCTGACCGACGCGTTCGGCCTGCTCGGGGCCGAGGACGCCCTGCAGCGCGCCTCCCGGGCCTTCACCGCGCAGTTCGGGCCCGAGGGCGACTTCGACGTGCTCGTCGGCCCGACCATGTCGGTGCTGCCGCCCGAGGCCGGCACGATCATGGCCGGGGTCGAGGAGGTGCCAGAGGCGCCGGTCATGAACGGCGTGCCGATGGCGTGCTACACGGCGCTGTTCAACGCCAGCGGCCAGCCGGCGATCTCGCTGCCCGCCCACGTGTCGGCCTCCGGCCTGCCGGTCGGGGTCCAGATCGCGGCGGCGCCGTGGCGCGAGGACGTGCTCGTCCGGCTGGCGTCGCAGCTCGAGCAGGCCCGGCCGTGGGCGCCGCTGCCCGAGCTGTGA
- a CDS encoding mandelate racemase/muconate lactonizing enzyme family protein, producing the protein MSRGSEVRSLEVFPLRLRLREPFAVAYATVEHSETVLVRLTTEDGLVGWGEATPDEHVTGETYADSLRALREVLAPAVVGEDVERPATIIDHLDRLAPAAPAARAAVDIAVHDALARRLDLPLWRLLERSVGRPSGKDHLQISRVVSMLAPGEMAEVALRHVAAGFSTVKLKVGEPDEWELDVARVAAVRAAVGPDVGIKVDANQGWRVPDVAVAAMTAMAASRPMYVEQPVDRHDLEGLAEVRRRVPDVAIMADEAVCDERDVARVVDLRAADLVNLKLMKTGGLVHAIRADAIAARAGIATQVGTMVESSVASAAGLHLAMALRNVGTVEMGGPLMIADDVGDLARCYDGERITLTERPGLGIDLDTPRITATRI; encoded by the coding sequence GTGAGCCGGGGGAGCGAGGTGCGCTCGCTCGAGGTCTTCCCCTTGCGGCTCCGCCTGCGGGAGCCGTTCGCGGTGGCCTACGCCACGGTCGAGCACTCCGAGACGGTCCTCGTGCGGCTGACCACCGAGGACGGGCTCGTGGGGTGGGGCGAGGCGACCCCCGACGAGCACGTCACGGGCGAGACGTACGCCGACTCCCTCCGGGCGCTCCGCGAGGTGCTGGCCCCCGCCGTGGTCGGCGAGGACGTCGAGCGACCGGCCACGATCATCGACCACCTCGATCGGCTGGCACCCGCCGCGCCGGCGGCGCGGGCGGCGGTCGACATCGCGGTGCACGACGCGCTGGCCCGGCGGCTGGACCTCCCGCTGTGGCGGCTGCTCGAGCGATCCGTCGGCCGACCGTCGGGCAAGGACCACCTGCAGATCTCGCGGGTCGTGAGCATGCTCGCCCCCGGCGAGATGGCCGAGGTGGCGCTGCGGCACGTCGCCGCCGGGTTCTCGACGGTGAAGCTGAAGGTCGGCGAGCCCGACGAGTGGGAGCTCGACGTCGCCCGCGTCGCCGCGGTCCGGGCCGCGGTCGGGCCCGATGTCGGGATCAAGGTCGACGCGAACCAGGGCTGGCGCGTGCCCGACGTGGCGGTCGCGGCCATGACGGCGATGGCGGCGAGCCGGCCGATGTACGTCGAGCAGCCGGTCGACCGGCACGACCTCGAGGGACTCGCCGAGGTGCGCCGCCGCGTGCCCGACGTGGCGATCATGGCCGACGAGGCCGTGTGCGACGAGCGCGACGTCGCCCGCGTCGTCGACCTCCGGGCCGCCGACCTCGTGAACCTGAAGCTGATGAAGACCGGCGGGCTGGTGCATGCGATCCGGGCCGACGCGATCGCGGCCCGGGCGGGGATCGCCACCCAGGTCGGCACGATGGTCGAGAGCTCGGTGGCGTCGGCCGCGGGCCTGCACCTGGCGATGGCGCTGCGCAACGTCGGCACCGTCGAGATGGGCGGCCCGCTCATGATCGCCGACGACGTCGGCGACCTGGCTCGCTGCTACGACGGCGAGCGGATCACGTTGACCGAGCGCCCGGGCCTCGGCATCGACCTCGACACCCCCCGCATCACCGCCACCCGGATATAG
- a CDS encoding Maf family protein, with translation MTSPASPPLVLASASPRRAELLERVGYRFTVRAADVDESVLADEPAAAYAARVAGAKADAIWEPGLAVVAADTCVVVDDLILGKPVDAVDALRMLRSLVGRSHTVLTAVRVVGPDGDVADLVATALVTFGPAAPERLAGYVAGGEPMDKAGAYALQGQGAALVESVDGDPTTVIGLPLRATVEALTRVGLAPPAFGA, from the coding sequence ATGACGTCGCCGGCCTCCCCGCCGCTGGTGCTCGCCTCCGCCTCGCCACGGCGTGCCGAGCTGCTCGAGCGCGTCGGCTACCGCTTCACGGTCCGGGCTGCCGACGTCGACGAGTCGGTCCTGGCCGACGAGCCGGCGGCGGCCTACGCGGCCCGGGTGGCCGGCGCCAAGGCCGATGCGATCTGGGAGCCGGGCCTCGCCGTGGTCGCCGCCGACACCTGCGTCGTCGTGGACGACCTCATCCTCGGCAAGCCGGTGGACGCCGTCGACGCGCTGCGCATGCTCCGGTCCCTCGTCGGCCGGTCGCACACGGTGCTCACGGCCGTGCGGGTCGTCGGGCCGGACGGTGACGTCGCCGACCTCGTCGCCACCGCCCTGGTGACGTTCGGGCCCGCCGCTCCCGAGCGGCTGGCCGGCTACGTCGCCGGGGGCGAGCCGATGGACAAGGCCGGCGCCTACGCGCTGCAGGGCCAGGGCGCGGCGCTCGTCGAGTCGGTCGACGGCGACCCCACGACGGTGATCGGCCTGCCGCTGCGGGCCACCGTCGAGGCGCTCACCCGCGTCGGCCTCGCGCCGCCCGCGTTCGGGGCCTGA
- the dusB gene encoding tRNA dihydrouridine synthase DusB, giving the protein MPEAVGQRAAPLSLGPITVDPPVVLAPMAGVTDAPFRVLCAEFGGGLYVNQMVTARALVERHPTTWALTRFHPSEPVRSLQLYGTDPGYLAEAVRELVGEGLVDHLDLNFGCPAAKVTRNGGGAALAYKRRLLRRVVAAVVGAADAESGGRVPVTVKFRMGIDDDHLTFLDTARTSIDEGAAWVALHARTALQHYAPSARWEAIAELAAAVDEVPVLGNGDVFTADDALRMLERTGCDGVVVGRGCLGRPWLFGQLDDALAGRPVRPEPTLGEVVATIRRHVALIVEWAETTGDGLHTDGPLLGQVRLAPFRKHLAWYLKGYPVGGDVRQRAGHVGSLADLDALLEPLEAMADVMPVADPASIARSHHHALKRVALPDGWLDDPDEDVLLPAAAEALVSGG; this is encoded by the coding sequence GTGCCGGAAGCCGTCGGACAGCGCGCCGCGCCCCTGTCGCTGGGGCCGATCACGGTCGACCCCCCGGTCGTCCTCGCGCCCATGGCCGGGGTGACCGACGCGCCGTTCCGGGTGCTGTGCGCCGAGTTCGGCGGCGGGCTCTACGTGAACCAGATGGTGACCGCCCGGGCCCTGGTCGAGCGCCACCCGACCACGTGGGCGCTCACCCGGTTCCACCCGTCGGAGCCGGTCCGGTCGCTGCAGCTCTACGGCACCGACCCCGGCTACCTCGCCGAGGCGGTCCGCGAGCTCGTCGGCGAGGGCCTGGTCGACCACCTGGACCTGAACTTCGGCTGCCCCGCCGCCAAGGTCACCCGCAACGGCGGCGGTGCCGCGCTGGCCTACAAGCGCCGCTTGCTGCGCCGCGTCGTGGCCGCAGTCGTGGGCGCGGCGGACGCCGAGTCGGGCGGTCGGGTGCCGGTCACGGTGAAGTTCCGGATGGGCATCGACGACGACCACCTCACGTTCCTCGACACCGCCCGGACCTCGATCGACGAGGGGGCGGCGTGGGTCGCCCTGCACGCCCGCACCGCGCTGCAGCACTACGCGCCGTCGGCGCGCTGGGAGGCGATCGCCGAGCTGGCCGCCGCGGTCGACGAGGTGCCGGTGCTGGGCAACGGCGACGTGTTCACCGCCGACGACGCGCTGCGGATGCTCGAGCGGACCGGCTGCGACGGCGTGGTCGTCGGGCGCGGGTGCCTGGGCCGGCCGTGGCTGTTCGGGCAGCTCGACGACGCGCTCGCCGGCCGGCCGGTGCGACCCGAGCCCACGCTCGGCGAGGTGGTCGCGACGATCCGCCGGCACGTCGCCCTCATCGTGGAGTGGGCCGAGACGACCGGGGACGGGCTGCACACGGACGGTCCGCTGCTGGGCCAGGTCCGGCTCGCGCCGTTCCGCAAGCACCTCGCCTGGTACCTCAAGGGCTACCCGGTCGGCGGCGACGTCCGGCAGCGGGCCGGCCACGTCGGGTCGCTCGCCGACCTCGACGCGCTGCTCGAGCCGCTCGAGGCGATGGCCGACGTGATGCCGGTGGCCGATCCCGCGTCGATCGCCCGCAGCCACCACCACGCGCTGAAGCGGGTCGCGCTCCCCGACGGCTGGCTGGACGACCCCGACGAGGACGTCCTCCTCCCCGCCGCCGCCGAGGCGCTGGTCTCGGGCGGATGA
- a CDS encoding Dyp-type peroxidase, whose protein sequence is MTALPTTGPAETTVTAAGAHVQPGILDEATTCHCVQQYEVTLGVDVARLRAAIGAIRGLAGSDRGPDHVVVAIGASLLGTLAPDEMPAGMRPFTEIHGTDGHVAPSTQDDLLLWFSSATADRCLSGAWLSRAELDGLADLRAETHGFQYFDHQDLTGFEDGTENPKGPDRLEVATIPEGPSAGGSFVLAQRWVHDLRAFELLQVDEQELVFGRTKDGSQELDPVPERSHVERVVTTDADGDEREIYRRSFPYGTTDELGLQFLAFNRDLSTFQDMLERMFGAADGLRDRLTDVSRPVSGAYYIAPTVAVLDAIAGPPPT, encoded by the coding sequence ATGACCGCCCTGCCGACCACCGGGCCCGCCGAGACGACCGTCACCGCCGCCGGGGCGCACGTCCAGCCCGGGATCCTCGACGAGGCCACGACCTGCCACTGCGTGCAGCAGTACGAGGTGACCCTCGGCGTCGACGTGGCCCGGCTGCGGGCCGCCATCGGCGCCATCCGGGGCCTCGCCGGCTCCGACCGGGGTCCGGACCACGTCGTGGTCGCCATCGGCGCCTCGCTGCTCGGCACGCTCGCACCCGACGAGATGCCGGCCGGCATGCGGCCCTTCACCGAGATCCACGGCACCGACGGCCACGTCGCCCCGAGCACCCAGGACGACCTGCTCCTCTGGTTCAGCTCGGCGACGGCGGACCGGTGCCTGTCCGGGGCGTGGCTCAGCCGCGCCGAGCTCGACGGGCTGGCCGACCTCCGCGCCGAGACGCACGGGTTCCAGTACTTCGACCACCAGGACCTCACCGGCTTCGAGGACGGGACCGAGAACCCGAAGGGACCCGACCGGCTCGAGGTCGCGACGATCCCCGAGGGGCCGTCGGCCGGCGGGTCGTTCGTGCTGGCGCAGCGCTGGGTCCACGACCTGCGGGCGTTCGAGCTGCTGCAGGTCGACGAGCAGGAGCTCGTGTTCGGCCGGACGAAGGACGGCTCGCAGGAGCTCGACCCGGTGCCCGAGCGCTCCCACGTCGAGCGGGTCGTGACCACGGATGCCGACGGCGACGAGCGTGAGATCTACCGCCGCTCGTTCCCGTACGGGACGACCGACGAGCTCGGGCTGCAGTTCCTCGCGTTCAACCGCGACCTGTCGACCTTCCAGGACATGCTCGAGCGGATGTTCGGGGCCGCCGACGGGCTCCGGGACCGCCTGACCGACGTCTCGCGGCCCGTGTCGGGCGCCTACTACATCGCCCCGACGGTGGCGGTGCTCGACGCGATCGCCGGACCACCGCCGACCTGA
- the leuA gene encoding 2-isopropylmalate synthase: MSGTSSTKMPFEKYRPFLPLSPEQGGSANGGLLDRSWPNAVLDRAPTWCSVDLRDGNQALIDPMDPIRKMKMFTTLVEMGFKEIEVGFPSASQPDFDFLREIIETDRIPDDVTIQVLVQCRPDLIERTYQALEGAPRAIVHFYNSTSVLQREVVFGKDREGITQIATDAARLVRKYQDTLPGTEIRYEYSPESFTGTEPDYAIEISAAVMDALDLAADEKVIINVPATVEMYMPNIYADVVEYVHRNMPNRQQAILSLHPHNDRGTAVAAAEMGLLAGADRVEGTLFGNGERTGNVDLVTIGLNLFTQGVDPELDFSDIDALRRTAEYCNRLPVHERHPYVGDLVYTAFSGSHQDAIKKGTEALGVGPAGGDADYEAWEVPYLPIDPAHLGRTYDAVIRVNSQSGKGGVAYVMKAEYGLELPRRLQIEFSKAIQHVAEDTGTEISPAQMWEAFQAAYLADDGTDAAGTRGIVFRTAEATTNSERSRVTAQLVVDDEPRTVVGEGGGPISAFMHALRDDLGIDLEVVDYSEHAVSAGSDATAAAYVEAKAPDGAVRWGVGLDESILTASLKAVVSAVNRHRD; encoded by the coding sequence ATGTCAGGTACCTCGTCCACGAAGATGCCCTTCGAGAAGTACCGGCCGTTCCTGCCCCTCTCCCCGGAGCAGGGCGGATCGGCCAACGGCGGCCTCCTCGACCGCTCGTGGCCCAACGCCGTCCTGGACCGCGCCCCGACGTGGTGCTCGGTCGACCTGCGCGACGGCAACCAGGCCCTGATCGACCCGATGGACCCGATCCGCAAGATGAAGATGTTCACCACCCTGGTGGAGATGGGGTTCAAGGAGATCGAGGTCGGCTTCCCCTCGGCGTCGCAGCCCGACTTCGACTTCCTGCGCGAGATCATCGAGACCGACCGCATCCCCGACGACGTCACCATCCAGGTGCTGGTGCAGTGCCGGCCCGACCTGATCGAGCGGACCTACCAGGCGCTCGAAGGCGCGCCCCGGGCGATCGTGCACTTCTACAACTCGACGTCGGTGCTCCAGCGCGAGGTCGTGTTCGGCAAGGACCGTGAGGGCATCACGCAGATCGCGACCGACGCCGCCCGCCTCGTGCGCAAGTACCAGGACACGCTGCCCGGGACCGAGATCCGCTACGAGTACTCGCCCGAGTCCTTCACCGGCACCGAGCCCGACTACGCGATCGAGATCTCGGCGGCCGTCATGGACGCGCTCGACCTGGCCGCCGACGAGAAGGTCATCATCAACGTCCCGGCCACCGTCGAGATGTACATGCCGAACATCTACGCGGACGTCGTCGAGTACGTGCACCGCAACATGCCGAACCGCCAGCAGGCGATCCTGTCGCTGCACCCGCACAACGACCGTGGCACCGCGGTGGCGGCGGCCGAGATGGGCCTGCTGGCCGGCGCCGACCGCGTCGAGGGCACGCTGTTCGGCAACGGCGAGCGAACCGGCAACGTCGACCTGGTCACGATCGGGCTGAACCTGTTCACCCAGGGCGTCGACCCCGAGCTCGACTTCTCCGACATCGACGCCCTGCGCCGCACGGCGGAGTACTGCAACCGGCTGCCGGTCCACGAGCGGCACCCGTACGTCGGCGACCTCGTCTACACGGCGTTCTCGGGCTCGCACCAGGACGCGATCAAGAAGGGGACCGAGGCGCTGGGCGTCGGCCCGGCCGGCGGCGACGCCGACTACGAGGCGTGGGAGGTGCCGTACCTGCCGATCGACCCGGCGCACCTGGGTCGGACCTACGACGCCGTCATCCGGGTCAACAGCCAGTCCGGCAAGGGCGGCGTCGCCTACGTGATGAAGGCCGAGTACGGGCTGGAGCTGCCCCGGCGGCTGCAGATCGAGTTCTCGAAGGCGATCCAGCACGTCGCCGAGGACACCGGCACCGAGATCTCGCCCGCCCAGATGTGGGAGGCGTTCCAGGCCGCCTACCTGGCCGACGACGGGACCGACGCGGCGGGCACCCGGGGCATCGTGTTCCGGACCGCCGAGGCGACGACCAACTCCGAGCGCTCCCGGGTGACGGCCCAGCTGGTCGTCGACGACGAGCCCCGCACCGTGGTCGGCGAGGGCGGCGGTCCGATCTCGGCGTTCATGCACGCGCTGCGCGACGACCTCGGCATCGACCTCGAGGTCGTGGACTACTCGGAGCACGCCGTGTCGGCCGGGTCCGACGCCACCGCGGCGGCCTACGTCGAGGCCAAGGCCCCCGACGGGGCGGTGCGCTGGGGCGTCGGGCTGGACGAGTCGATCCTCACCGCGTCGTTGAAGGCCGTGGTGTCGGCGGTCAACCGGCACCGCGACTGA
- a CDS encoding ferritin-like domain-containing protein: MTTFEQLDRNEVDTTIHTVLAEVPSTFTWDYERSRPGLSRLYEKAKGSQWNASTDLDWSIDVDPERVSADLGGGSGSGRFAHLAQDPDSPVRSFGEAEWLELGIQLQNSVLSQFMHGEQGALLCTARIVETVPWIDAKYYASTQVMDEARHVEVFARYLDEKLGSQYAINRNLGLLLDDILADPRWDVTYLGMQIMVEGLALAAFGFMRQMTTEPLLSTMLRYVMSDEARHVAFGVLSLQEYYRGLTAAELRERQEFAFDAAIRLQKRFQHLEVWERMGADAGAVAEFLESRNHEQAQVFQTMLFSKIVPNCKKLGLLDAADGWLRDRFTDIGVIQFEDWVDTSEEYESLDEVAADRAG, translated from the coding sequence GTGACGACGTTCGAGCAGCTCGACCGCAACGAGGTCGACACCACCATCCACACCGTGCTGGCAGAGGTGCCGAGCACGTTCACGTGGGACTACGAGCGCAGCCGACCCGGGCTGTCGCGCCTGTACGAGAAGGCCAAGGGCTCGCAGTGGAACGCGTCGACCGACCTCGACTGGTCGATCGACGTGGACCCGGAGCGGGTGTCGGCCGACCTCGGCGGCGGCTCCGGGTCGGGGCGGTTCGCCCACCTGGCGCAGGACCCCGACTCGCCCGTCCGCAGCTTCGGCGAGGCCGAGTGGCTCGAGCTCGGCATCCAGCTGCAGAACTCGGTGCTCAGCCAGTTCATGCACGGCGAGCAGGGCGCCCTGCTCTGCACCGCCCGCATCGTCGAGACCGTGCCGTGGATCGACGCGAAGTACTACGCGTCGACGCAGGTGATGGACGAGGCCCGCCACGTCGAGGTCTTCGCCCGCTACCTCGACGAGAAGCTCGGCAGCCAGTACGCGATCAACCGCAACCTCGGCCTGCTGCTCGACGACATCCTCGCCGACCCCCGCTGGGACGTGACGTACCTCGGCATGCAGATCATGGTGGAGGGCCTGGCGCTCGCCGCCTTCGGCTTCATGCGCCAGATGACGACCGAGCCGCTGCTGTCGACGATGCTCCGCTACGTCATGAGCGACGAGGCCCGTCACGTCGCCTTCGGCGTGCTGTCGCTGCAGGAGTACTACCGGGGGCTCACGGCGGCCGAGCTGCGCGAGCGCCAGGAGTTCGCGTTCGACGCCGCCATCCGGCTGCAGAAGCGGTTCCAGCACCTCGAGGTGTGGGAGCGCATGGGCGCCGACGCCGGCGCGGTCGCCGAGTTCCTGGAGTCGCGCAACCACGAGCAGGCGCAGGTCTTCCAGACGATGCTCTTCTCGAAGATCGTCCCGAACTGCAAGAAGCTCGGGCTGCTCGACGCCGCCGACGGGTGGCTCCGCGACCGCTTCACCGACATCGGCGTGATCCAGTTCGAGGACTGGGTGGACACGTCCGAGGAGTACGAGTCGCTCGACGAGGTCGCGGCGGACCGGGCCGGCTGA
- a CDS encoding CBS domain-containing protein, translating to MRVSSILSSKGSTVATTAPSASLAEAVNELRLRGVGALVVSTDGRGIEGILSERDIVRRLAERGESILHEPVSAAMTTEVVTCQPDDDLERLARRMTETRCRHLPVIVDQQLVGIISIGDVVKARLEQLEEETRQMQEYITTGR from the coding sequence GTGCGAGTGTCATCGATCCTGTCCAGCAAGGGGTCGACGGTGGCCACCACCGCGCCGTCGGCCTCGCTCGCGGAGGCGGTGAACGAGCTGCGGCTGCGGGGGGTCGGCGCCCTCGTCGTCTCGACCGACGGTCGCGGCATCGAGGGCATCCTCTCCGAGCGCGACATCGTCCGCCGGCTCGCCGAGCGGGGCGAGTCGATCCTGCACGAGCCCGTGTCCGCGGCCATGACGACCGAGGTCGTGACGTGCCAGCCCGACGACGACCTCGAGCGGCTGGCGCGGCGCATGACCGAGACGCGCTGCCGTCACCTGCCCGTGATCGTCGACCAGCAGCTGGTCGGCATCATCAGCATCGGCGACGTGGTCAAGGCCCGGCTCGAGCAGCTCGAGGAGGAGACGCGGCAGATGCAGGAGTACATCACCACCGGCCGCTGA